In Arachis hypogaea cultivar Tifrunner chromosome 7, arahy.Tifrunner.gnm2.J5K5, whole genome shotgun sequence, the genomic window ctttatttttgcatttatttattttggcCAAGTTGCTGCTTTTTGGagacaccttttttttttttctttttccttatgaACTTTGAGTTGGAACATGAATTTATATTTGAGAATTGCCTTTAAAGAAATTTGTGATGACTACGTTAATTAACGACAATAAAAGTACTAAAAGGGGTTCATATTATTTTGAAACAGTGAAAATAAGCAAACATTGCAAGCCAAGCCAAATAGTCAACCGAATTTTTTACGTGAATTTTCACACATTCTTGATTCTTAGTTAACCAAAATTAGGATTGTTCTTGGATCACAGACAAATATAAAACCTATTGATCACTAGTGTACCAGTGTCAGCAACACCCTatcccaaaacaaaaaaaaaaacaccaccgGCTGCACCAATTATTTGGTAGCTTATGAGTTCTGACCAACtttggaaatgaaattcaatttgtATGTTTAATAACTCTCCAAAACTGAGGGAATTTTTCTCCCCCATTAACATCTAGTAGACGATTTGGGTATGTTTAATGAATTCAATTGTTTTATGATTTACATGTAATACAATCACCAATAATCACCACATGAACAAATTCCTTGTTTAAAATGATGATAGCGATTAACGTCTCTCACGGTAATTTCCCTATCTGTGATCTTTGATATGAACTTAATGGCAACATGGCAGTCCTCACATATTCGTAGGTTCTTTGTTATCAGAAGCCTGGTTCCTGAGGGAGTACTAATGAGTCCAAATGCAATGGCCAGTCTCTCACTGTGACTGCACACCATGTTTGTCTTCTCATCTTCCTCAACATCATGGAACACAGATCCTGTGTCCGGGACATACCCAGCTTCTCTCATTAGCCCTTCTAACCTCTTCAGTTCTGCATATATTGCATCACAATCTGGATGTGACACATCCCCGGAGAGAAATGCATACACTTTGTTCTTCACTTCAATCCAGCTACAAGCCATGTTTTTCTTTATCCCTTTATCTATCATTATCTGCCTCAACCTTGTAACTCCTTCCCAATTACCCGATTTAGCATACATGTTAGCCAAGATCACATAATTGCCCGAATCGTCAGGGTCAAGCTCAATCAGCTTCTCCAAGGCTAGCTCTGCCAACTCCACATTCCCatggattttgcatgaatttagcaAAGCACCCCACACCCCAGAATCCGGCCGTACACTCATATGTCGGATAAGATCATAAGCCTCCTCCAGTTTGCCACAGTGACCAAGAAGATCAACCATGCATGTGTAGTGTTGAACAGTTGGATTGATACCATAATCCCTCACCATCATATCATAAAATACTTGCCCTTCATCGAGCAGACGCCCACGGCTGCAAGCTGCTAGAACACCAACAAAGGTTATAAGATCCGGCCGAGCCTCTTTCCTCATTACCTCAAAGAGTTCCAAGGCTTCCTTGGCAAGACCATGCATTGCATAACCAGTGATAATTGCATTCCAAGACACAACTCTTTTCTCCCTAAGCATTTCGAACAAGGCACGAGCAACTCTCACAGAACCACATTTTGCATACATATCTATCAGAGCAGTCTTGACCTTATCATTGGATTGAAATCCATGTCTCCAAGCAAGACCATGAATCTCCTTCCCATGAGGAAGACAGGCAATGTCAGCCGAGGACGAAATCACAGTTACAAGAGTTGCCTCGGTGGGTCTTACACCGGTCACCACCATGTACCTACACAGAGCAAGTGACTCATCAGGGTGTCCATTCAGCGCATAAGCCGCGAGCATGGAGTTCCACAACACAGCATCTCTTACaacaattttatcaaacacatggcGAGCTTCAACCAGACAACCACACTTAGCATACATATCAATGAGAGCAGCACCTACAAAGAAATCCCTCTCCCAGCCAGTTCTAATCACACACTCATGGATGCCCCTTCCCTCTCCAATAGCAGAGAGTGCAGAGCATGCTTTAAGAACAAAGGGGAAAGTGAAGTTATCAGGATTGAGTCCATACTGAAGCATCTGGTGAAACAGAGAGATGGCAGCCTGGTGGGGCCCATTCCAGGCGTAACCACGAATCAGGACGTTCCAGAGAAACAAGTTCTGTTTGGGAATTCtgtcgaacacttggtgtgcattcCGCAGGGAGTTGCAAACGCTGTACAGATTGACGAGCTTTGTGGCCAAATCTTGATTGTAAGCGACACCGAGTTGGAAGAATCGCGCGTGAAGCTGCTTCCCCGGTCGTAACGCCTTGCCGGCGATACAAGTTTGAAGTAGTGAAGCGTAACTGTAATGAGTTAGTTGCAATAACTGACCGATTTCTTTGCATTTCATGATTACCATTTAGAGAACGACAGTAGTAGACTATATGTCTCACTTCATGTTTTGGGCCTGGCCCTTATATGCTTGATCAGCTAAGAGTAGCCCAATTCGGCCCATTTAATAAATGTAAGGCCCAAAAGTGGAGTCTATGAAGATTCGGACTCTGGAGTCTGGACCAATAAAGGAAGGGGGGAAAAagacttcattttttttttccacaAAGCATTTTTTCCACTTCTCACATTAATTGAGTGAGAAAATTCTCCCTTATCTATGACTATAGTAGTATGCACtttcaagagaaaagaaatgACTATACTATTATTGTGTTAGCATGTATTGTTGTGATTTGTCCTGTCTCAGTTGTTGTTTATTCTCAATATTATGTTCCATTCTctctttttcagttttcaaatttGTAGGCTTGTCATGTAGCTGTAGTGTGGAAAATCTTTGCAATGTGATTTGTTCAACGTAAAAATCACTACCTAGCTTGGTCATTTGCTTTCCAATTTCCGTATTTTTGTACAATGCTTAAGTGTATAGTGCTGTGGGTAATTATCATACAATGAAATTTCCACATGAAATCCATTTTCgtattttaaactttaaagataATTTGTTGGTATCCGATGTGAGATTTAATACACCATTTGGTACTCTTTATCTTAGTTTGAATGATGTTGGGTGTTACTGTTCCAGTCTTGTTTGATCTTCTTTTGTATAAGAACATGGTGCATGCTACTTGTACTCCTTGATGTAGAGAGCACCagtgtttaataaaatttatgatATAGTACTAGTTAAATAAATTTGGTCAGACCAATATGTCTGCAAAATTGAGTATTTTCTAATGTCCTCTCCTTCAGTTAAATTACTAAGAAGGGACAAGTAAAGATGGTAGGTCTATGTTCTTAATGGATACATACATGAATTCATTGTAAATTATATGCATGTGACAGCACTTTTTGACTCTATACATGAGCCTCCATTTCATCTACTTTTCAAAACTAACT contains:
- the LOC112703667 gene encoding putative pentatricopeptide repeat-containing protein At3g23330, with amino-acid sequence MKCKEIGQLLQLTHYSYASLLQTCIAGKALRPGKQLHARFFQLGVAYNQDLATKLVNLYSVCNSLRNAHQVFDRIPKQNLFLWNVLIRGYAWNGPHQAAISLFHQMLQYGLNPDNFTFPFVLKACSALSAIGEGRGIHECVIRTGWERDFFVGAALIDMYAKCGCLVEARHVFDKIVVRDAVLWNSMLAAYALNGHPDESLALCRYMVVTGVRPTEATLVTVISSSADIACLPHGKEIHGLAWRHGFQSNDKVKTALIDMYAKCGSVRVARALFEMLREKRVVSWNAIITGYAMHGLAKEALELFEVMRKEARPDLITFVGVLAACSRGRLLDEGQVFYDMMVRDYGINPTVQHYTCMVDLLGHCGKLEEAYDLIRHMSVRPDSGVWGALLNSCKIHGNVELAELALEKLIELDPDDSGNYVILANMYAKSGNWEGVTRLRQIMIDKGIKKNMACSWIEVKNKVYAFLSGDVSHPDCDAIYAELKRLEGLMREAGYVPDTGSVFHDVEEDEKTNMVCSHSERLAIAFGLISTPSGTRLLITKNLRICEDCHVAIKFISKITDREITVRDVNRYHHFKQGICSCGDYW